One window of the Saccopteryx bilineata isolate mSacBil1 chromosome 2, mSacBil1_pri_phased_curated, whole genome shotgun sequence genome contains the following:
- the TPD52L3 gene encoding tumor protein D55, whose product MDGKTPRFSNNNLRTANLTGSLLCRSTTTLVEGVRAALGFCGSSLQPEVTPPRLSSPLTSNLSPGSGSRGWAVYPGLQVLIPQVVTLDTHQNMDSAKLEPHPTGQESNSAGLDFDFPGQSYFSTTHEFNSLYQELDLDSLNEDDLSQSMAGAMTKTSKGTCELHLTTEPEDLTEAELKELNSKLTKLEAEIVTLRHALAAKEKRSMELKRKLGLTAFVGLKQNLSKSWHDVQVSNAYMKQKTSAALSTMGSAICKKLGDIKKSATFRSFGGLVGTIKSRVAGGSELDHDCLPSSASRDDPALVSGSENDPFPGSGDDSVTQTGDDQLLFLEQE is encoded by the exons ATGG ATGGGAAAACACCTCGGTTCTCTAACAATAACCTCCGCACCGCCAACCTCACAGGCTCACTGCTATGCCGAAGCACCACTACGCTTGTGGAAGGAGTCAGGGCTGCGCTTGGCTTCTGCGGCAGTTCTCTTCAGCCGGAAGTCACGCCTCCACGACTCTCTTCACCCCTCACCTCTAACCTCTCACCCGGAAGTGGATCCCGCGGCTGGGCCGTCTACCCTGGACTCCAGGTCCTCATCCCACAAGTGGTAACTCTCGACACCCACCAAAATATGGATTCTGCCAAACTAGAGCCCCACCCTACAGGCCAAGAGTCCAACTCCGCAGGCCTGGATTTTGACTTTCCTGGCCAAAGTTATTTCTCCACTACCCACGAGTTCAACTCTCTCTACCAAGAATTGGACTTGGACTCTCTTAACGAAGATGATCTTTCTCAGTCCATGGCAGGCGCCATGACAAAGACCTCTAAGGGCACGTGTGAACTCCATCTGACTACAGAACCGGAGGATCTCACAGAGGCTGAGCTAAAGGAGCTCAATTCCAAGCTCACTAAATTGGAGGCTGAAATTGTAACCCTACGCCATGCGCTGGCAGCCAAAGAGAAACGCAGCATGGAGCTTAAGAGGAAGCTGGGCCTCACAGCCTTCGTGGGGCTGAAGCAGAACCTGTCCAAGAGCTGGCATGATGTTCAGGTCTCCAATGCCTACATGAAACAAAAGACGTCAGCCGCCCTGTCCACCATGGGCTCTGCCATCTGCAAGAAGCTTGGAGACATAAAGAAGTCGGCCACCTTCAGATCCTTTGGAGGTCTGGTGGGGACAATCAAATCCAGAGTTGCAGGTGGCAGTGAGCTGGACCATGACTGCCTTCCTTCTTCAGCGAGTAGAGATGATCCAGCCCTGGTTTCGGGGAGTGAGAATGATCCATTTCCGGGAAGTGGAGATGATTCTGTTACACAAACTGGAGATGACCAGCTTCTCTTTCTGGAGCAGGAGTAA